From Methylovorus glucosotrophus:
GCTGGAGCCGTCGGACAATATCGTCGACTGGGTACTGCGCACGGTGCCGACCATGGGCGCCGGCTGGTGCCCACCGGGCGTGCTGGGCATAGGCATAGGCGGCACGGCAGAAAAAGCCGTTCTGCTGGCCAAGCAATCGCTGTTTGCGCCGATTGATATTCATGAACTGCGGGCACGCGGCCCGGCGGACCGCGCGGAAGAGCTGCGGCTGGAACTTTACGAAAAAGTGAATCGCCTAGGCATAGGCGCTCAGGGGCTGGGCGGCCTGACCACGGTACTGGATGTCAAAATCCTGCAAACCGCCACGCACGCCACCTCACTACCGGTCGCCATGATCCCCAACTGCGCGGCCACGCGTCATATTCATTTCACGCTCGATGGTAGCGGCCCGGCCATATTGCCCGTGCCGCGCCTGCAAGACTGGCCGCAGATTGCGCAGGAATCAGGCACGCCAATGCGCCAGGTGAACCTGGACAGCCTGACCAAAGCCGACATCCTGCAATGGCAACCGGGCGAACAGCTGCTGCTGAGCGGCAAATTGCTGACCGGGCGCGATGCCGCGCATAAACGCATTGTCGATCTGCTGGCCTCCGGCCATCCCTTGCCGGATGGCCTGGATTTTCATAACCGCTTCATTTATTACGTCGGCCCGGTAGACCCGGTGCGCGATGAAGTCATCGGCCCCGCAGGCCCGACCACCGCCACCCGCATGGACCGCTTCACCGACACCATGCTGGGCGAAGCCGGCTTGCTGGGCATGATAGGCAAAGCCGAACGCGGTGAAGCGACGGTAGATGCCATACGCCGTCATCAATCGGTGTACCTGATTGCCATCGGCGGTGCTGCTTATCTGATTTCGCACGCCATCAAAGCCGCGCGCGTGGTGGCGTTTGCCGATCTGGGGATGGAAGCGGTGTATGAATTCACCGTGGAAAACATGCCGGTGACGGTAGCCGTCGATAGCCAGGGCCATTCGGTGCATGAAACCGGCCCGGCGGAATGGCGTCCAAAGATTGCCGACATCCCCATTTTTACTGCCTAGGAAGCGAGTCCCGTCATGGCCCATCTTTTTACTCCCATCACGCTGCGTGAGCTGACTATCCGCAACCGCATTTTTGTATCGCCTATGTGCCAGTACTCCGCCATTGAGGGCATGCCGAATGACTGGCATCTGGTGCATCTGGGCAGCTTTGCCCGCGGTGGGGCCGGGCTGGTGATGGTGGAAGCCACCGGCGTGCTGCCGGAAGGCCGCATTACACCGCAGTGCCTGGGCTTGTGGAACGACACCCAGCGCGATGCCTTGCATCGCATTGTGGATTTCATTCATGGACAAGGCGCCGCGGCCGCCATTCAACTGGCGCATGCCGGACGCAAGGCATCGTCGACCCGCCCCTGGGAAGGCAGCACGGGCATACCCGTCGCGCAGGCTGGCTGGGAGACCGTCGCGCCATCCGCCATACCATTCAGCCCGCAGCATGCAACGCCACAAGCGCTGGATAAAGCAGGCATCGCCCGTATTTCGGATGCGTTTATGGTAGCGGCTGAACGGGCGCTGGCCGCGGGCTTTGACGTGATTGAACTACATTGCGCCCACGGCTATCTGCTACATGAATTTTTGTCGCCGCTTGCCAATCAGCGCGACGATGAATACGGCGGCACCCTGGAAAACCGTTGCCGCCTGCCACTGGAAATCGCGAAGCGCCTGCGCGACTTCTGGCCGCAGGATAAACCTGTGTTCGTGCGCATTTCCGCCAGCGACTGGATAGAAGGCGGCTGGGATATCGCTCAGTCCGTGCAATTCGCACGCTGGCTCAAGGAGATCGGCATTGACCTGATTGACTGCTCCAGCGGCGGCCTGATTTACGATGCCGTGATTCCCACCGGACCTGGCTATCAGACCGAATTTGCCAGCCGTATTCGCAATGAAGCCGGCATTGCCAGTGGTGCAGTGGGCATGATCACCACCTCGACCCAGGCGGAGCATATTCTCGCCACGCATCAGGCCGATGTGATTTTCATGGCGCGCACGTTGCTGAGCGACCCGCACTGGCCATTGCATGCCGCACGCGAATTACGGGCAGATCACCCCTGGCCGCTGCAGTACGAGCGTGCCAAAAGTTTTTGATATTCACTCTTACGCAAGGAAACCCGCATGAAATGGACTGACAGCCTGCGCATCGCTGAAGCGCTGTATGACGCACACCCGGATATCGATCCCAAGACCATCCGTTTTACCGATTTGTATCAATGGGTGCTGAATCTGGAGGAGTTTGACGATGCGCCGGAAAAATGCGGCGAAAAGATACTGGAAGCGATCCAGTTGGCCTGGATAGAAGAGGCAGAATAAGCACTAGGCTCGGGCAGCTGGGAGTAGCGGGTGACTAAGCCCCTGCTCCGGCCCAGGCTTCTTCATCTTGTTTCAGTATTAGCGCAATCCGTCAGATGCTATTGGAATACCGCGGCTGAAGCTGGATCGTCTGACCGCTGTTTGCTGCTTTCGGCTCCTGCCTGCCATCAAACAGCATGGCGATATTGCGCAGAAACAAGCGGCCGATCTCGGTGACGCGAAGTTCATCGCCCTGCAATACCAGCAAACCATCCTGCTGCATCTCCTCCATCTGAGGCAAAGCCGCAGCAAAATAGTCATCAAAATCGATATTCCATGTCGCTGAAAATGCGCGTTTATCCAGGCGTAACTCACACATCACCTGGGTAATGGCCGCGCGGCGCAGCTGGTCTTCGGGGGTTACGTGCAAGCCACGTTCAATCGGCAGCCGCCCTGCCGTCACCGTATCGCGATACTCTGACAGCACCTTGGTATTTTGCGCATAGGCGTTTTCCGTTTGCGAAATGGCTGAGGCGCCCAACGCCAGGATGTCACAATCCTTGTGCGTGGTGTAGCCCTGAAAGTTGCGATATAAGCTCCCCTGCTGCTGGGCACGTACCAGCTCATCCTCGGGTTTTGCGTAATGATCCATGCCAATGTGCACATAGCCCGCCGCCGTCAGGCGATCCAAGGTCATTCTTAGCAACTCCAGGCGCTGATCCAGCGTCGGCAATGCAGATTCAGGTATCAGGCGCTGATGCTTTTTCATCCACGGCACATGCGCGTAATTGAAGACGGCCAGTCGATCCGGCGCCATCGCGATCACCGCATCCAGCGTATGGGCAAAGCGCTCGGGAGTCTGGTGCGGCAAGCCGATGATCAGGTCAAAATTGATACTGTTGATCCCGGCATCGCGTATCCACCCGTACACCTGCTCGATCAGATCCTGCGACTGAATGCGGTTGATGGCCTCTTGCACCTGCGAATCCAGATCCTGCACGCCCAGGCTCAGGCGGTTAAACCCACAGGAAGCCAGTGCATCCACATGCGCACGCGTCAGCTCACGCGGATCCATTTCGCAGCCGATTTCGGCATCGTCCGTCATGCGGAAACGACGGGCAAATGCCTGATGCAGCTTCACCAGATCATCCGGTTTTAAATAAGTAGGTGTGCCGCCACCCCAGTGCATCTGCCGCACCAGGCGATCAGCTGAGGCAGTGTCTGCCACCAGCGCCATCTCTTGCAGCAATACCTGCAGGTAGCGCTCGGCTTTGCTGTAATCGCGCGTGGCCACCATATTGCAGCCGCAGTAATAACAGAGCGTGTCGCAAAACGGGATATGCGCATACAGCGAGATATCGCGCCCGCTGTCACGGCTGGCTTGCAGCTCATGCTGCCAGGCTGCGGCATCAAAGCCGGTATGAAAATGCAAGGCCGTAGGATACGAGGTGTAACGCGGCGCAGCCTTGCTGTATTTGTGCACAAGTGAGGTCGGGAATTCCATAATAACCATTATATATTTATGGTTAAAATTTTCCAGCCTTAATCCATCTGGACTATTGCCTGTGGTATTGCCCGATTTGAGCAAGCCGCGATATCGGAATCCCGTTTAGAATAGGAGTAATTCCATTCAGCAAAGGGCACGTCGCATGCTTGCACCAAAAGAGATTTTCAAGGCTTACGATATCCGCGGTATTGTCGGTAAAACATTGACTCCCGAGATTGTCGAACAAATCGGCAAGGCAATCGGTAGCGAAGCTGCCAAACTGCAGCAGAAAGCCATTTGCATAGGCTACGATGGCCGCCTCTCCGGCCCCGAGCTGGCGGAAGCCCTGGCACGCGGCATTCTCAGCACCGGGGTGGATGTCATACGACTGGGCCTGGTGGCAACGCCTATGGTGTATTTTGCCGCGCATCAGCTCAAGACCGGCTGTGGCGTCATGGTGACGGGCAGCCACAATCCGCCTGACTACAACGGCCTGAAGATGGTGATCGCCGAGGAAACCCTTTCCGGCGAGAGCATCCAGCGTTTGCGTACCCGCATTGAACAACAGGACTTTG
This genomic window contains:
- the iscX gene encoding Fe-S cluster assembly protein IscX; its protein translation is MKWTDSLRIAEALYDAHPDIDPKTIRFTDLYQWVLNLEEFDDAPEKCGEKILEAIQLAWIEEAE
- a CDS encoding fumarate hydratase; translation: MTTIRQDDFIQSIYQSLQYIACYHSPDFLQALHEAWQREPAPAARDAMGQILINSYLCAQGQRPLCQDTGIVVAFVQVGMQVQWDAKLSLQEMVNEGVRLAYGDPDNRLRASIVSDPAGKRLNTRDNTPAVVHVELVPGDKVEINISAKGGGSENKAKLAMLEPSDNIVDWVLRTVPTMGAGWCPPGVLGIGIGGTAEKAVLLAKQSLFAPIDIHELRARGPADRAEELRLELYEKVNRLGIGAQGLGGLTTVLDVKILQTATHATSLPVAMIPNCAATRHIHFTLDGSGPAILPVPRLQDWPQIAQESGTPMRQVNLDSLTKADILQWQPGEQLLLSGKLLTGRDAAHKRIVDLLASGHPLPDGLDFHNRFIYYVGPVDPVRDEVIGPAGPTTATRMDRFTDTMLGEAGLLGMIGKAERGEATVDAIRRHQSVYLIAIGGAAYLISHAIKAARVVAFADLGMEAVYEFTVENMPVTVAVDSQGHSVHETGPAEWRPKIADIPIFTA
- the hemN gene encoding oxygen-independent coproporphyrinogen III oxidase, whose translation is MVIMEFPTSLVHKYSKAAPRYTSYPTALHFHTGFDAAAWQHELQASRDSGRDISLYAHIPFCDTLCYYCGCNMVATRDYSKAERYLQVLLQEMALVADTASADRLVRQMHWGGGTPTYLKPDDLVKLHQAFARRFRMTDDAEIGCEMDPRELTRAHVDALASCGFNRLSLGVQDLDSQVQEAINRIQSQDLIEQVYGWIRDAGINSINFDLIIGLPHQTPERFAHTLDAVIAMAPDRLAVFNYAHVPWMKKHQRLIPESALPTLDQRLELLRMTLDRLTAAGYVHIGMDHYAKPEDELVRAQQQGSLYRNFQGYTTHKDCDILALGASAISQTENAYAQNTKVLSEYRDTVTAGRLPIERGLHVTPEDQLRRAAITQVMCELRLDKRAFSATWNIDFDDYFAAALPQMEEMQQDGLLVLQGDELRVTEIGRLFLRNIAMLFDGRQEPKAANSGQTIQLQPRYSNSI
- a CDS encoding NADH:flavin oxidoreductase/NADH oxidase is translated as MAHLFTPITLRELTIRNRIFVSPMCQYSAIEGMPNDWHLVHLGSFARGGAGLVMVEATGVLPEGRITPQCLGLWNDTQRDALHRIVDFIHGQGAAAAIQLAHAGRKASSTRPWEGSTGIPVAQAGWETVAPSAIPFSPQHATPQALDKAGIARISDAFMVAAERALAAGFDVIELHCAHGYLLHEFLSPLANQRDDEYGGTLENRCRLPLEIAKRLRDFWPQDKPVFVRISASDWIEGGWDIAQSVQFARWLKEIGIDLIDCSSGGLIYDAVIPTGPGYQTEFASRIRNEAGIASGAVGMITTSTQAEHILATHQADVIFMARTLLSDPHWPLHAARELRADHPWPLQYERAKSF